The Bacillus sp. Y1 genome has a window encoding:
- a CDS encoding DUF4870 domain-containing protein, with product MPTNEERTLAAAIYVISFFTVFIGPLLIWLIKKDSSSYIDYHGKEYMNFFISYSVYTFVSVILMMVLIGFLTIWVVGLAGFIFTIIGAIKAYEGTSYRIPLIFRLIR from the coding sequence ATGCCAACAAATGAAGAAAGAACCTTGGCTGCTGCCATTTATGTGATTAGTTTTTTTACAGTGTTTATTGGGCCCTTGCTAATTTGGCTTATTAAAAAAGATTCGTCATCATACATTGATTACCATGGAAAAGAGTACATGAACTTTTTTATCTCTTACTCTGTCTACACGTTTGTTAGTGTTATTTTAATGATGGTCTTAATTGGTTTTTTAACCATTTGGGTGGTTGGTCTAGCTGGATTTATCTTTACGATTATTGGGGCTATTAAAGCGTACGAGGGTACTTCGTATCGAATTCCGTTAATTTTCCGTCTCATCCGATAA
- a CDS encoding undecaprenyl-diphosphate phosphatase, with the protein MSKLEAFVLGIIQGLTEFIPISSTGHLYLGRHLFGLDEAGIFLDTMLHIGTLLAVLVIYKNELITIIRNPFGKLSKLVIIGTIPAVVVGLLLSDLFDSISKTGITIGWEFIFTGIILWIAEGVRRGEKTLHSITYGDALFIGTFQAAAIFPAVSRSGLTIAAGLFRKLDRETAAYFSFLLSIPAIAGGVVLQFGELASGQVENISFSSLLVATIASALFGYIAVVWMINFLKKHSLRFFAVYVWILGLLIIILQLMGIF; encoded by the coding sequence ATGTCAAAATTAGAAGCATTTGTACTCGGTATTATTCAGGGATTAACTGAATTTATTCCCATCTCTAGTACTGGTCACTTGTATTTAGGAAGGCATTTATTTGGACTTGATGAAGCGGGTATTTTCTTAGATACGATGCTTCATATCGGCACGCTATTAGCCGTTTTAGTCATTTATAAAAATGAACTCATTACGATAATAAGGAACCCATTTGGAAAGCTTTCTAAACTCGTTATCATTGGTACGATCCCAGCAGTTGTAGTTGGGCTCTTATTAAGTGATTTATTTGATTCTATCTCTAAGACTGGTATCACCATTGGCTGGGAATTTATTTTTACCGGAATTATTTTATGGATTGCAGAGGGTGTGCGTCGCGGTGAAAAAACGTTACATTCTATCACATACGGAGATGCTTTATTTATCGGAACTTTCCAAGCTGCAGCTATCTTCCCTGCTGTTTCACGTTCTGGGTTAACTATTGCCGCAGGTCTGTTCAGAAAGCTAGATCGAGAAACCGCTGCCTACTTCTCCTTTCTACTTTCTATTCCTGCTATTGCTGGTGGAGTGGTTTTACAATTTGGAGAATTAGCATCTGGACAGGTTGAAAATATCAGTTTTAGCAGTCTTCTTGTTGCGACTATTGCTTCAGCTTTATTTGGATATATTGCCGTTGTTTGGATGATAAATTTTTTAAAGAAGCACTCCTTACGATTTTTTGCTGTGTATGTT